A genomic stretch from Vicia villosa cultivar HV-30 ecotype Madison, WI unplaced genomic scaffold, Vvil1.0 ctg.000780F_1_1, whole genome shotgun sequence includes:
- the LOC131631178 gene encoding protein NUCLEAR FUSION DEFECTIVE 4-like, which yields MTKLKGGTRPPWVGLGAAVWVQIAVGNAYTFPLYSPSFKSVLGFNQRQVSLLGVANDIGENVGLLPGIVCNKFPPWLMLFIGGLFSFLGFGLLWLSVSQTLPSLPYPLLWFALVIATNSCAWLTTALLVTNMRNFPVSRGTVAGILKGYGGISAAVFTEIFRALLHNSPSNFLLFLAIGIPVLCFTVMFLVRPCTPVTGESSSEKWYFLFIQGSSVALGVYLLVTTTLDYILHIDSTVSYVLVAVMILLLAAPLAIPVKMTLFPQKVTQSEENEVVESKEEENTKPLLHVSSSANVLGSLNDADSSSEIGMLLAEGEGAVVPSKKRRPRRGEDFTFLEALVKADFWLLFFVYFAGVGTGVTVINNLAQVGAAQGVEDITILLSVFSFFNFVGRLGGGVVSEHFVRTRTIPRTVWMTCTQIIMIILYLLFAHAIKGTLYPAVGFLGICYGVQFSILIPTVSELFGLKHFGLFFNFMSLGNPLGALLFSALLAGRIYDSELAKQQALGFVVSSASCVGPDCFRITFLVLAAVCVAGTVSSIILSIRIKPVYQMLYAGGSFRLPQVTCQ from the exons ATGACGAAGCTCAAGGGAGGAACAAGGCCACCTTGGGTAGGACTTGGAGCTGCAGTTTGGGTTCAAATAGCCGTAGGAAACGCTTACACATTCCCTCTCTATTCACCTTCCTTCAAATCTGTTCTTGGTTTCAATCAAAGACAGGTTTCTCTTCTTGGTGTTGCTAATGATATTGGTGAGAATGTTGGTCTTCTTCCTGGTATTGTTTGCAACAAGTTCCCTCCTTGGCTTATGCTTTTCATTGGTGGTCTTTTCTCTTTCCTTGGTTTTGGTCTTCTATGGCTTTCTGTCTCACAAACACTTCCTTCACTTCCTTATCCTCTG CTATGGTTTGCACTTGTTATTGCTACCAACAGTTGTGCATGGTTGACCACTGCTCTTCTTGTGACAAACATGAGAAATTTTCCTGTAAGTAGAGGAACAGTTGCAGGTATACTAAAAGGTTATGGAGGGATCAGTGCCGCGGTTTTCACCGAAATCTTCAGGGCACTTCTTCATAATTCTCCTTCAAATTTTCTCTTGTTCCTTGCCATTGGAATTCCTGTTTTGTGCTTTACTGTAATGTTTCTCGTTCGTCCTTGTACACCAGTTACCGGTGAGAGTTCTTCGGAAAAATGGTATTTTCTTTTCATCCAAGGTTCGAGTGTGGCCTTAGGTGTATATTTACTTGTAACTACGACACTCGATTACATTCTCCATATTGATTCTACCGTGTCTTATGTTTTGGTGGCTGTGATGATTCTTCTTCTCGCGGCTCCACTTGCTATTCCTGTAAAGATGACACTCTTTCCTCAAAAAGTCACTCAATCAGAAGAGAATGAGGTAGttgaaagcaaagaagaagaaaacacgAAACCCCTTTTACATGTGTCTTCGTCGGCTAATGTGCTTGGTAGTTTAAATGACGCTGATAGTTCATCTGAGATTGGTATGCTTCTTGCTGAGGGTGAAGGAGCAGTAGTACCTTCGAAAAAGAGAAGGCCGAGAAGAGGGGAAGATTTTACGTTTTTGGAGGCCTTGGTTAAGGCTGATTTCTggcttttattttttgtttatttcgcTGGTGTTGGAACTGGTGTTACTGTTATTAATAATCTGGCTCAAGTAGGTGCGGCTCAAGGTGTTGAAGATATCACTATCTTACTCTCGGTTTTCAGTTTTTTCAATTTCGTCGGGCGCCTCGGTGGAGGAGTTGTTTCTGAACATTTTGTCAG GACAAGAACGATCCCACGGACGGTTTGGATGACATGCACACAGATAATCATGATAATCTTGTATCTTCTATTCGCACATGCCATCAAAGGAACACTTTATCCAGCAGTTGGATTTCTCGGCATCTGTTACGGTGTACAATTTTCAATACTGATTCCAACAGTCTCAGAGCTTTTTGGTTTGAAGCACTTTGGCTTATTCTTCAACTTCATGTCATTAGGTAATCCACTTGGCGCATTACTTTTCTCAGCGCTTCTAGCCGGACGTATATACGACAGTGAGTTGGCAAAGCAACAAGCACTCGGTTTCGTTGTTTCAAGTGCTTCATGTGTCGGTCCAGATTGTTTTAGGATTACGTTTCTGGTCCTTGCTGCTGTGTGCGTTGCTGGTACAGTCTCCAGCATTATCTTGAGCATACGAATTAAGCCCGTTTACCAAATGCTTTACGCCGGTGGCTCTTTCAGGCTGCCTCAAGTAACATGCCAGTGA